The following are encoded in a window of Kogia breviceps isolate mKogBre1 chromosome 12, mKogBre1 haplotype 1, whole genome shotgun sequence genomic DNA:
- the JOSD1 gene encoding josephin-1 produces the protein MSCVPWKGDKAKSESLELPQAAPLQIYHEKQRRELCALHALNNVFQDSSAFTRETLQEIFQRLSPNTMVTPHKKSMLGNGNYDVNVIMAALQTKGYEAVWWDKRRDVGAIALTNVMGFIMNLPSSLCWGPLKLPLKRQHWICVREVGGAYYNLDSKLKLPEWIGGEGELRKFLKHHLRGKNCELLLVVPEEVEAHQSWRADV, from the exons ATGAGTTGCGTGCCATGGAAAGGAGACAAGGCCAAATCCGAATCATTGGAGCTGCCCCAGGCTGCACCCCTACAAATCTACCATGAGAAACAGCGCAGGGAGCTTTGTGCTCTGCACGCCCTCAATAACGTCTTCCAGGACAGCAGTGCCTTCACCCGGGAAACGCTGCAAGAGATTTTCCAGAG GTTGTCTCCAAACACCATGGTGACCCCCCACAAGAAGAGCATGCTGGGAAATGGGAACTACGATGTGAACGTCATTATGGCAGCACTTCAAACCAAAGGCTATGAAGCTGTTTGGTGGGACAAGCGCAG GGATGTCGGCGCCATTGCTCTCACTAACGTTATGGGCTTCATCATGAATCTGCCCTCCAGCCTGTGTTGGGGTCCACTGAAGTTGCCACTCAAAAGGCAGCATTGGATCTGTGTTCGAGAGGTGGGAGGTGCCTACTACAACCTCGACTCCAAACTGAAGTTGCCCGAATGGATTGGAGGCGAGGGCGAGCTCAG GAAATTTCTAAAACATCATTTGCGAGGAAAGAACTGTGAACTCCTGCTGGTGGTACCAGAAGAGGTGGAGGCCCATCAGAGTTGGAGGGCTGATGTGTAA
- the TOMM22 gene encoding mitochondrial import receptor subunit TOM22 homolog encodes MAAAAAGPGAPLSPDELLPKGDAEKPEEELEEEDDEELDETLSERLWGLTEMFPERVRSAAGATFELSLFVAQKMYRFSRAALWIGTTSFMILVLPVVFETEKLQVEQQQQLQQRQILLGPNTGLSGGMPGGLPSLPGKI; translated from the exons ATGGCTGCCGCCGCTGCCGGCCCTGGGGCGCCGCTGTCCCCGGACGAATTGCTTCCGAAAGGCGATGCCGAGAAACctgaggaggagctggaggaggaagaCGACGAGGAG TTAGATGAGACTCTGTCGGAGAGACTGTGGGGTCTGACGGAGATGTTCCCGGAGAGAGTCCGGTCCGCGGCTGGAGCCACTTTTGAGCTCTCCCTCTTCGTGGCTCAAAAAATGTACAG GTTTTCCAGGGCAGCCTTGTGGATTGGCACCACCTCTTTCATGATCCTGGTCCTTCCGGTCGTCTTTGAGACTGAGAAGTTGCAGgtggagcagcagcagcagctgcagcagcggCAG atactTCTAGGGCCTAATACAGGGCTGTCAGGAGGAATGCCCGGGGGTCTACCTTCACTTCCTGGAAAGATCTAG